The following coding sequences lie in one Halorussus halophilus genomic window:
- a CDS encoding tubulin/FtsZ family protein — MKLAMVGFGQAGGKIVDKFIEYDERTGSQTVRSAVAVNTAKADLMGLERIPEENQVLIGQSRVKGHGVGADNELGAEIAEEDIDEIQGAVDNVPIHDVDAFLVVAGMGGGTGSGGAPVLTKYLKRIYTEPVYGLGILPGREEGGIYTLNAARSFQTFTREVDNLLVFDNDAWRQSGESVEVGYDRINEEIVRRFGILFGAGEVGYGDDVGESVVDSSEIINTLGTGGVSTIGYAAEEIDNPNSGLLSRFTGTDEVDPTHATNRLTSLVRKAALGRLTLPAEIESAERSLFVASGPSKYLNRKGIERGRKWLENETGSMEVRGGDYPVGDANHVAGVVLLSGVSDVPRIEELQNVAVETQDNIADTRAESERQTANLVEDEDGELDPLF, encoded by the coding sequence ATGAAGTTGGCGATGGTCGGGTTCGGACAGGCTGGCGGCAAGATAGTAGACAAGTTCATCGAGTACGACGAGCGGACGGGCAGTCAGACGGTCAGGTCGGCGGTGGCAGTCAACACCGCGAAGGCCGACCTGATGGGTCTCGAACGAATCCCAGAGGAGAATCAAGTCCTCATCGGCCAGTCCCGAGTGAAAGGCCACGGGGTCGGTGCCGACAACGAACTCGGCGCTGAAATCGCCGAGGAGGACATCGACGAGATTCAGGGTGCAGTAGACAACGTGCCGATACACGACGTGGACGCGTTTCTCGTCGTCGCTGGGATGGGCGGCGGGACTGGGTCGGGCGGCGCACCGGTCCTCACCAAGTACCTCAAGCGCATCTACACCGAACCGGTGTACGGACTAGGCATCCTGCCAGGCCGCGAGGAGGGCGGTATCTACACGCTGAACGCGGCCCGCTCGTTCCAGACGTTCACCCGAGAAGTTGACAACTTGCTCGTCTTCGACAACGACGCGTGGCGACAGTCCGGCGAGTCGGTCGAAGTCGGCTACGACCGCATCAACGAGGAAATCGTCAGACGCTTCGGCATCCTCTTCGGCGCAGGCGAAGTTGGCTACGGCGACGACGTAGGCGAGAGCGTCGTGGACTCCAGCGAAATCATCAACACGCTTGGAACTGGTGGGGTCTCGACTATCGGCTACGCCGCAGAGGAAATCGACAATCCGAACAGCGGCCTCCTCTCGCGTTTCACCGGCACCGACGAAGTAGACCCGACCCACGCGACGAACCGACTGACGAGTCTCGTCCGGAAGGCGGCGTTGGGCCGACTGACGCTCCCCGCAGAGATAGAGAGCGCCGAGCGGTCGCTGTTCGTCGCCAGCGGTCCCTCCAAGTACCTCAACCGAAAGGGCATCGAGCGCGGTCGAAAGTGGTTGGAGAACGAAACTGGCTCGATGGAAGTTCGCGGCGGCGACTACCCGGTCGGTGACGCCAACCACGTCGCTGGCGTGGTGCTCCTCTCCGGCGTCTCAGACGTACCGCGAATCGAGGAGTTGCAGAACGTGGCCGTCGAGACTCAAGACAACATCGCCGACACCCGCGCGGAGAGCGAGCGCCAGACGGCCAACCTCGTCGAGGACGAGGACGGCGAACTGGACCCGCTGTTCTGA
- a CDS encoding ArnT family glycosyltransferase, whose product MSGQNLSQTTTVQERGYKRELLWFAPALLAACSILYVYLRSHQYPSFGAGLYLLIAERIVENGYALPKTIPHYTAEGVPFSYPPLMFYTVAVIRDLTGIEGITIARYLPGLVSIAYLVPLYLFARDFLRSRPQASLATLIVAVSPPLLQWHISAGGIVRAPAFLFSLSGIYAGLRLYRDKDARWVVPSLALFTLTILTHPVYTVFFATSYFLLYLELDRSLWGLTRGMVVGFGGILLASPWWLQIISMHGPDVFLGAAGTHGGIGGGFFGAVSAIGHVSPDAAFIGSLWQFLPVVGALYLLAKRRFFLPVWFFGVAILLGKARFTLLVGALISAVFLLNVVAARLRDRVGASVTRRSAVTACMVLIAMVGLAGGAMYATSGVDAHAGSPSLPQFMDEDDDEAMQWVETHTNSEATFVVQGDAAEWFPQQTHRTMLVGPWGVEWKGQEPYNHHLQLFRDVSACNSAHCMTNTLSQSNKHPDYIYLPKGEFTVRGMQHRRTSKLAMSMHLSPKYQLVFENDGVLIFEMMDEQGERGTQSALSGEKRSSSADNEQFTAELDRYPNEEEPEVETIPPRAANADKPVPEPASPEMNVS is encoded by the coding sequence ATGTCGGGACAGAATCTATCACAAACGACGACGGTACAGGAGCGAGGGTACAAGCGAGAGCTCCTCTGGTTCGCGCCCGCTCTCCTTGCAGCCTGCTCTATCCTGTACGTGTATCTCCGGTCGCATCAGTATCCTTCGTTCGGAGCGGGTCTCTACCTGCTCATCGCGGAGCGAATTGTCGAGAACGGCTACGCCCTCCCGAAGACGATTCCACACTACACGGCAGAGGGAGTGCCGTTTTCCTACCCGCCGCTGATGTTCTACACCGTCGCGGTGATACGCGACCTCACTGGCATCGAAGGCATCACAATTGCACGCTATCTGCCGGGACTGGTGAGTATCGCGTATCTCGTACCGCTGTATCTGTTCGCTCGAGACTTCCTTCGGTCGCGCCCGCAGGCGTCGTTAGCGACGCTCATCGTCGCGGTCAGTCCGCCGCTCTTGCAGTGGCACATCTCCGCGGGTGGCATCGTCCGGGCCCCCGCGTTCCTGTTCTCTCTGTCGGGAATCTACGCCGGTCTTCGTCTCTACAGGGACAAAGACGCCCGGTGGGTCGTTCCGTCGCTGGCGTTGTTCACGCTGACTATCTTGACCCATCCGGTGTACACGGTGTTCTTCGCCACGAGCTACTTCCTCCTCTACTTGGAGCTAGACCGCTCGCTCTGGGGTCTCACCCGCGGGATGGTCGTCGGCTTCGGCGGTATCCTGTTGGCTTCGCCGTGGTGGCTACAGATAATCTCGATGCACGGCCCGGACGTGTTCCTCGGGGCCGCAGGCACGCACGGCGGAATCGGTGGAGGCTTCTTCGGCGCGGTGTCGGCAATCGGTCACGTCAGTCCGGACGCCGCATTCATCGGATCTCTCTGGCAGTTCCTGCCCGTCGTCGGCGCGTTATACCTGCTCGCCAAGCGGCGGTTCTTCCTCCCGGTGTGGTTCTTCGGCGTAGCAATCTTGTTGGGCAAGGCGCGATTCACGCTGCTCGTCGGGGCGCTTATCAGCGCAGTGTTCCTGCTCAACGTGGTCGCGGCGCGACTCCGCGACAGGGTCGGAGCCTCCGTCACTCGTCGGAGTGCCGTCACCGCGTGTATGGTACTCATCGCGATGGTCGGCCTCGCGGGCGGCGCGATGTACGCGACCAGCGGCGTAGACGCCCACGCTGGGAGTCCCTCGCTCCCGCAGTTCATGGACGAGGACGACGACGAAGCGATGCAGTGGGTCGAAACGCACACCAACAGCGAAGCGACGTTCGTCGTGCAAGGTGACGCCGCCGAGTGGTTCCCACAGCAGACCCATCGCACGATGCTGGTCGGGCCGTGGGGCGTCGAGTGGAAGGGCCAAGAACCGTACAACCACCACTTACAGCTCTTCCGGGACGTGTCGGCCTGCAACAGCGCACACTGCATGACGAACACGCTCTCCCAGAGCAACAAGCACCCCGACTACATCTACTTGCCGAAAGGCGAGTTCACCGTCCGCGGGATGCAACACCGCCGAACAAGCAAGTTGGCGATGTCGATGCACCTCTCGCCGAAGTATCAACTCGTCTTCGAGAACGACGGCGTCCTCATCTTCGAGATGATGGACGAGCAGGGCGAACGGGGCACGCAGTCGGCGCTGTCCGGTGAGAAACGCAGTTCGTCGGCCGACAACGAGCAGTTTACGGCCGAACTCGACCGTTACCCCAACGAGGAAGAACCCGAAGTCGAGACGATACCGCCCCGGGCCGCGAACGCTGACAAACCGGTGCCGGAACCTGCGAGCCCCGAGATGAACGTCTCGTAG